In a genomic window of Pelotomaculum thermopropionicum SI:
- the MurI gene encoding glutamate racemase: MRKTGAIGLFDSGIGGLTVAVEVYRQLPAESTIYFGDTAHVPYGSRNPGELYRFASRIVDFLEGEGAKYIIFACNTSSSLSLPILQERKAVPMIGLIKPGVAAALQKTVNRRIGVIATEATVKSGAYERELKRQDENVQVFCQAASRLVPLVEAGETGTPAAAEAVREYLFPLKEAGIDTLILGCTHYPFLKPLIAGEMGPGVQLVDPAAATVEEAGKELQRLGLAAGGPAVPEHRFVVSGDPAAFQKAARRFLGRNIGPVGRVEL, translated from the coding sequence TTGAGGAAAACGGGAGCGATAGGCCTTTTCGACTCCGGTATCGGGGGCCTTACGGTTGCAGTAGAAGTTTACCGGCAGCTGCCCGCAGAATCGACCATTTATTTCGGCGACACGGCGCATGTACCCTATGGTTCGCGCAACCCGGGCGAGCTGTACCGTTTTGCCTCCCGCATCGTCGACTTCCTGGAGGGCGAGGGGGCTAAATATATAATATTTGCCTGCAACACCAGTTCATCCCTTTCCCTGCCCATTTTGCAGGAGCGCAAAGCGGTGCCGATGATCGGGCTGATTAAACCGGGAGTGGCCGCTGCCCTGCAGAAGACGGTTAACCGGAGGATCGGCGTGATTGCCACCGAAGCTACCGTTAAAAGCGGGGCGTATGAGAGGGAGCTGAAAAGGCAGGATGAAAACGTTCAGGTATTCTGCCAGGCGGCGTCCCGCCTGGTTCCCCTGGTGGAGGCAGGAGAGACCGGCACTCCAGCGGCCGCGGAGGCCGTGCGGGAGTACCTGTTCCCTTTGAAGGAGGCCGGCATTGATACGTTGATTCTGGGTTGCACCCACTACCCTTTTCTAAAACCGTTGATTGCCGGTGAAATGGGGCCGGGCGTTCAACTGGTAGACCCGGCCGCGGCCACGGTAGAAGAGGCCGGAAAGGAACTGCAGCGGCTGGGCCTTGCCGCCGGCGGGCCGGCGGTGCCGGAGCACCGCTTTGTCGTCAGCGGCGACCCGGCCGCCTTCCAAAAGGCGGCCCGCCGGTTTCTGGGAAGAAATATTGGGCCTGTCGGAAGAGTGGAATTGTGA
- a CDS encoding putative sterol carrier protein produces MATHEEIAGSLQAFADSYNKNERLKIMNRDWDRVVQIKATDVESVHTLILKDGVLSLVEGAAGSPDLTVISDSETLADIFYGDITPTEPYNNGTLRIMGSEDDIIRLDFISLMIWGE; encoded by the coding sequence TTGGCTACGCACGAGGAAATTGCAGGCAGCCTGCAGGCTTTTGCGGACAGCTACAACAAAAACGAGCGTCTGAAAATAATGAACAGGGACTGGGACCGGGTGGTTCAGATTAAGGCGACCGATGTGGAATCGGTGCACACTTTGATATTGAAGGACGGCGTGCTCTCACTGGTGGAGGGCGCCGCGGGCAGCCCGGACCTGACCGTTATTTCGGACAGCGAGACCCTGGCCGATATATTTTACGGCGACATTACTCCCACCGAGCCTTACAATAACGGTACGCTGAGGATAATGGGCTCCGAGGACGACATAATCCGTTTGGACTTTATTTCCCTGATGATCTGGGGTGAATAG
- the PotE gene encoding amino acid transporters, translated as MQLKRVLTLRTVVATSAGLTLASSSFVAAVQVANYLLGDTAWIAILAGGALCFLAAACFSELNGLLPTAAGIRLYFSRAFNEQVSLIISILYMLVVIIGVVGAESYVISAVLNEAFPAVPSYAWIVFMLALVTLMNLRGIKIAGVFQDIITYGLLTSMVLFGLIALVRVNFQLDAPLAPGGLTGVISAVAVGVFLFVGFEWVTPLAEEVTQIRQISRGMMIAIGLLSVAYAVFTVAMTAAVPKEALAGSAAPQVLFARTVMGGAGAAWMTLISLAATITTFNAGMISVSRFMYASAREHVLPAVFSRVSMRFFTPWVAIVTLFFIGLAVAAVILLTGRYIVLVELAAAMESLVYALAGLAVISLRRRMPEQPRPYLIRGGYTVPVLTVLVFAVLAAAVLVASGWVLVNLAAAFLACLIYVNTAVPYLKKKHSARRTGARRRPGRPAGEAGGD; from the coding sequence TTGCAATTAAAAAGGGTGCTAACCCTGCGCACAGTGGTGGCTACCAGCGCTGGCCTGACCTTGGCCAGTTCGTCTTTTGTTGCGGCGGTGCAGGTGGCCAACTACCTTCTGGGCGATACCGCCTGGATTGCCATCCTGGCCGGCGGGGCCCTTTGCTTTCTTGCGGCCGCCTGTTTTTCCGAATTAAACGGCCTGCTGCCCACGGCAGCGGGAATCCGCCTTTACTTCAGCCGCGCCTTCAACGAGCAGGTTTCGCTGATAATTTCCATATTATACATGCTCGTTGTGATCATTGGAGTGGTCGGCGCGGAGAGCTACGTTATATCAGCGGTTTTAAACGAAGCCTTTCCCGCTGTTCCGTCCTATGCCTGGATTGTGTTCATGCTGGCGCTGGTAACCCTGATGAACCTCAGGGGAATTAAAATTGCAGGAGTTTTTCAGGATATAATTACCTACGGTCTGTTGACATCAATGGTTTTATTCGGCCTGATTGCCCTGGTCAGGGTGAACTTCCAGCTTGACGCGCCGCTTGCCCCCGGCGGTTTGACGGGAGTTATCAGCGCCGTGGCGGTGGGGGTTTTCCTTTTTGTCGGGTTCGAATGGGTAACGCCCCTGGCGGAGGAGGTTACCCAGATAAGGCAGATATCCAGGGGCATGATGATTGCCATCGGCCTTTTAAGTGTTGCCTACGCCGTTTTTACCGTGGCCATGACCGCCGCCGTGCCCAAAGAGGCTCTGGCCGGCTCGGCCGCTCCCCAGGTGCTGTTTGCCAGAACGGTCATGGGCGGCGCAGGTGCGGCCTGGATGACTTTAATCAGCCTGGCGGCTACGATAACCACTTTCAATGCCGGCATGATCAGCGTTTCCCGGTTTATGTACGCCTCTGCCAGGGAACACGTCCTGCCGGCCGTATTCAGCAGGGTAAGTATGCGCTTTTTTACGCCCTGGGTGGCAATAGTGACCCTTTTTTTCATCGGCCTGGCCGTTGCCGCCGTAATCCTGCTGACCGGACGCTACATCGTCCTGGTGGAACTGGCCGCCGCCATGGAATCCCTGGTGTATGCGCTGGCCGGCCTGGCGGTAATCAGCCTGCGCCGCAGGATGCCTGAGCAGCCCCGCCCGTACCTGATCCGGGGCGGTTATACCGTCCCTGTGCTGACCGTGCTGGTATTTGCCGTTCTGGCCGCTGCCGTACTGGTTGCCAGCGGCTGGGTGCTGGTAAACCTGGCTGCGGCCTTCCTGGCCTGTCTTATTTACGTGAATACCGCCGTTCCATATTTGAAAAAGAAGCACAGCGCCCGCCGAACGGGGGCCAGGCGCCGCCCGGGAAGGCCGGCGGGGGAGGCCGGAGGGGATTGA
- the ElaC gene encoding metal-dependent hydrolases (beta-lactamase superfamily III), producing MELVVLGCWAPYPRAGGACSGYLLRAGGLNVLLDSGNGTLSRMMSFIDFRSLDAVIISHLHHDHYLDLFSLRHAVEGARRAGTLAGPLRLFIPPVPETDFETLAGYKKAFETTPIESLPAEKVAGGFTARRLDLKRLVFRFVPARHALPGYSVSVEGDGKLVYSGDTVRTEELVALASGAGLFLCEASGLNSDAEYLKDNHLTAGQAGELAREAGVRRLLLTHFWPEYDPAVLVGQAAAAFGGRVEAAVEGNMYRLDG from the coding sequence ATGGAACTGGTAGTTTTGGGCTGCTGGGCCCCTTATCCCCGGGCAGGTGGGGCCTGCTCCGGCTACCTCCTTCGCGCCGGCGGCCTTAATGTGCTTCTTGACTCGGGGAACGGAACCTTGAGCCGGATGATGTCATTTATCGACTTTCGCAGCCTGGACGCGGTGATTATCAGCCACCTTCACCACGACCATTACCTAGATCTCTTTTCCCTGCGGCACGCCGTTGAGGGGGCCAGAAGGGCGGGTACCCTGGCCGGCCCGCTCAGGCTGTTCATTCCTCCGGTACCGGAGACCGATTTTGAAACTCTGGCCGGCTACAAGAAAGCTTTTGAGACTACGCCGATTGAATCCCTTCCCGCTGAGAAAGTGGCCGGCGGGTTCACCGCCCGCAGGCTTGACCTGAAAAGGCTGGTTTTCCGGTTCGTTCCGGCCAGGCACGCCCTGCCGGGGTATTCCGTTTCGGTGGAAGGAGACGGCAAGCTGGTTTATTCCGGCGATACCGTCAGAACGGAGGAGCTTGTTGCCCTCGCCTCCGGCGCCGGCTTGTTCCTTTGCGAGGCCAGCGGCTTGAACAGCGACGCCGAATATCTTAAAGACAACCATCTTACCGCCGGCCAGGCCGGGGAGTTGGCCCGGGAGGCAGGGGTCAGGCGGCTGTTGCTTACTCATTTCTGGCCTGAATACGATCCGGCCGTGCTCGTCGGGCAGGCTGCCGCTGCTTTCGGCGGCCGGGTGGAGGCGGCCGTGGAAGGGAATATGTACCGGCTTGATGGTTAA
- the Crp gene encoding cAMP-binding proteins (catabolite gene activator and regulatory subunit of cAMP-dependent protein kinases): protein MIKNYLKTLSKCVLFRGIGPAELNAVLECLKPKVNSYKKNDWVTLAGQAFDGLGIVLSGEIVVTRENAAGNRVIISVNGPGEIFGEIAAFSGEGVWPATVAARESCTVMFLPAGKIAGSCENSCSSHKQLIMNMLKIISDKALMLSKTVEYLSIKSIRGKISNFLLEQYQKDGRSMFMLPLKRDELADFLNVSRPSLSRELGRMRDEGVIEFHRSSVKILDLDALKRMAQ from the coding sequence ATGATTAAAAATTATCTGAAAACATTGTCGAAATGTGTCTTATTCAGGGGAATAGGGCCGGCCGAGCTGAATGCCGTGCTGGAATGCCTCAAGCCCAAGGTGAACAGCTACAAGAAGAACGACTGGGTTACCCTGGCAGGCCAGGCCTTTGACGGCCTGGGAATAGTACTTTCCGGCGAAATTGTGGTTACCAGGGAAAATGCGGCGGGCAACCGGGTAATCATCTCGGTGAACGGCCCAGGCGAGATATTCGGAGAGATAGCCGCCTTTTCCGGGGAAGGCGTGTGGCCAGCCACGGTGGCGGCGCGGGAATCCTGCACGGTGATGTTCCTGCCGGCCGGCAAAATAGCAGGCAGTTGTGAAAATTCGTGCTCCAGCCACAAGCAGCTGATCATGAACATGCTCAAGATTATTTCCGACAAGGCGCTTATGCTCAGCAAAACAGTTGAATATCTGTCCATTAAGAGTATAAGGGGCAAGATCAGCAATTTCCTGCTGGAGCAGTACCAGAAGGACGGCAGGTCCATGTTCATGCTGCCGCTAAAGCGCGATGAACTGGCCGATTTCCTGAATGTTTCCCGTCCTTCCCTGTCCCGCGAACTGGGCAGGATGAGAGATGAGGGGGTTATTGAATTTCACAGGTCGTCCGTAAAGATTCTGGACCTGGACGCCTTAAAGAGGATGGCCCAGTAG
- the CaiD gene encoding enoyl-CoA hydratase/carnithine racemase: MAFKDILFSKEGAVATITLNRPESFNALNLNMSGEIVEALEMCRSDREVRAVVLTGSGKAFCSGGDIRFFEKYAKTKPTEPVRQLLEPVRRIILDIRQMPKPVLAAINGAVGGAGLPLALSCDLRIASAQARFKQAFTSIGLAPDSGCTLFISLLAGFSKACEMVFLDPVYDAGQAYAMGLVHKVVDPDRFAAETRQLAEQLAAGPTRSFAIAKADLNHALLTLLERHLEVERRGVLEASLTQDYQEGIDAFLNKRKPSFKGC, translated from the coding sequence GTGGCTTTTAAAGATATTCTTTTCAGCAAGGAAGGAGCGGTTGCAACAATTACCTTAAACCGGCCGGAGAGCTTTAATGCCCTGAACTTGAATATGTCCGGCGAGATTGTTGAAGCGCTGGAAATGTGCCGCAGCGACCGGGAGGTCAGGGCGGTTGTGCTGACCGGCAGCGGAAAAGCCTTTTGCTCCGGAGGCGACATAAGATTCTTTGAGAAATATGCAAAGACCAAACCTACCGAGCCCGTCCGCCAGTTGCTCGAGCCCGTGCGCAGGATAATTCTGGACATTAGGCAGATGCCCAAGCCGGTGCTGGCTGCGATAAACGGTGCGGTAGGCGGCGCCGGACTGCCTCTGGCACTTTCCTGCGACCTGCGCATAGCTTCCGCCCAGGCAAGGTTCAAGCAGGCTTTTACCAGCATCGGCCTGGCACCCGACAGCGGATGCACCCTGTTTATCAGCTTGTTGGCCGGCTTTTCGAAGGCCTGCGAAATGGTTTTTCTGGATCCCGTATACGACGCCGGGCAGGCTTACGCCATGGGACTGGTCCACAAAGTGGTTGATCCGGACAGGTTTGCTGCGGAAACCCGTCAGCTAGCCGAACAACTGGCTGCCGGGCCGACCCGGTCGTTTGCCATTGCCAAGGCCGATTTAAACCACGCTCTTTTAACCCTGCTGGAGCGTCATCTGGAGGTGGAACGCCGGGGCGTTCTGGAAGCTTCTTTGACCCAGGATTATCAGGAAGGAATTGATGCTTTTTTGAACAAACGCAAGCCTTCTTTTAAGGGCTGCTAA
- a CDS encoding hypothetical protein (containing N-acetylmuramoyl-L-alanine amidase region (COG0860 AmiC) and SH3b domain) has protein sequence MRFRVRSFSTVLLLMLLLGIFLCHSRPSAAGETAVVAAEVVNVRGGPGTGYAVISQAGLNERLAVLSKTGEWYQVRLSDGRNGWVAGWLVNIENSVPQGGGQAVLINGDLVNIRSGPGTGYGVVAQAGRGERFPVLEESAGWYKVRLGTGAAGWVAGWLVSLETSAVPVAPVIPPSSPGAGGAAADGKTAVVTASVLNVRSGPGTSSGIIGQAVQGDSLSILGQSGDWYRVRLSDGKTGWVAGWLVSVRDAERAQGVPPAQQNENQEAPAGPVGNQAGKVLSLQITDSGDKTSTVVKADAPFDYTSFFLSNPERLVVDLKGVAIGTLPPKTTVNSKSVQQVRAGYYQKNPDVTRLVFDLSGGVQYVASLSGDRKTLTVETYIPDISSSFKGKVIAVDAGHGSPDPGAIGPKGTKEKDITLDVAKKAAKLLESRGAKVVMTRPGDKETGLYERAGMANKAGADVFVSIHINANHDPALGGTSTYIYSGSSEPGQAARVQESRRLANYVQSELLKTLGLRDAGVREADFAVLRTTNMPAVLIELAFISNPAEEKLMNTDSFRNKAAEAIVKGIGLYFSEKRTAYSNNRS, from the coding sequence ATGCGCTTCAGGGTTCGTTCCTTTTCAACGGTGCTGTTATTAATGCTGCTTCTTGGTATATTCCTCTGCCATTCAAGGCCGTCTGCCGCCGGAGAAACCGCTGTGGTGGCGGCCGAGGTGGTCAACGTGCGCGGCGGTCCGGGCACAGGCTATGCAGTAATCTCCCAGGCAGGCCTTAACGAGCGCCTTGCTGTTTTAAGCAAAACGGGCGAATGGTACCAGGTGCGGTTAAGCGACGGCCGGAACGGCTGGGTGGCCGGCTGGCTGGTTAATATTGAAAATTCCGTGCCGCAGGGCGGTGGACAGGCCGTCTTGATTAACGGCGATTTGGTCAACATCCGGAGCGGTCCCGGAACCGGTTACGGCGTGGTTGCCCAGGCCGGGCGCGGCGAGCGTTTCCCGGTTCTGGAAGAATCGGCCGGCTGGTACAAAGTGCGCCTTGGCACGGGCGCGGCAGGCTGGGTGGCCGGCTGGCTGGTTAGCCTGGAAACCTCTGCTGTGCCGGTTGCTCCGGTAATTCCGCCTTCTTCTCCCGGGGCCGGCGGTGCGGCGGCGGACGGGAAAACGGCTGTGGTCACCGCTTCGGTGCTCAACGTGCGGAGCGGGCCGGGTACCTCCAGTGGTATTATCGGCCAGGCAGTTCAGGGTGACAGCCTGTCCATCCTGGGGCAATCGGGCGACTGGTACCGGGTAAGGCTTTCGGATGGCAAAACCGGCTGGGTAGCCGGCTGGCTGGTAAGCGTACGGGATGCGGAGCGTGCTCAGGGCGTGCCCCCGGCACAACAAAATGAAAACCAGGAAGCCCCGGCAGGGCCGGTCGGTAACCAGGCGGGCAAGGTGCTGTCCCTGCAGATAACTGATTCCGGCGATAAGACCAGCACCGTGGTAAAGGCCGACGCGCCGTTTGATTATACCTCCTTCTTCTTGAGCAATCCCGAACGGCTGGTTGTCGATTTGAAGGGCGTAGCCATCGGCACCCTGCCGCCTAAAACCACGGTTAACTCTAAATCTGTGCAGCAGGTGCGGGCCGGGTACTACCAGAAAAATCCCGACGTGACCAGGCTGGTTTTCGATCTTTCCGGCGGCGTCCAGTACGTTGCTTCCCTGTCGGGGGACCGTAAAACCCTGACCGTGGAGACCTATATTCCCGATATCAGCAGCTCCTTCAAGGGCAAGGTGATCGCGGTGGACGCCGGGCACGGCAGTCCCGATCCCGGAGCCATTGGCCCCAAGGGCACCAAGGAGAAGGATATTACCCTGGATGTGGCCAAGAAAGCGGCGAAACTGCTGGAATCCCGCGGGGCTAAGGTGGTTATGACCAGGCCGGGCGACAAGGAGACCGGCCTGTACGAAAGGGCCGGCATGGCAAACAAGGCCGGGGCCGACGTTTTCGTGAGCATTCACATCAATGCCAATCATGATCCGGCGCTGGGCGGTACCAGCACCTACATATACAGCGGCAGCAGCGAGCCCGGGCAGGCTGCCAGGGTTCAGGAAAGCAGGCGCCTGGCAAACTATGTCCAGTCCGAACTGCTCAAAACTCTGGGGCTTAGGGACGCCGGGGTGAGGGAAGCCGACTTTGCCGTGCTCAGGACCACAAACATGCCGGCCGTTCTGATTGAGCTGGCCTTTATCTCCAATCCCGCCGAGGAAAAACTGATGAATACGGACAGCTTCCGGAACAAGGCCGCCGAAGCAATAGTAAAGGGTATCGGGCTTTATTTCTCCGAGAAAAGGACGGCCTACAGCAACAATAGGAGTTAA
- a CDS encoding xanthosine triphosphate pyrophosphatase, whose protein sequence is MLKLVLATRNKNKIKEMIELLAPSGIEALSLDQFPRIGRIEEDGRTFRENAVKKASAVCEQTGMMALADDSGLEVDCLDGAPGVFSSRFAGEGSDDRANNEKLLELLTGVPPEQRRARFRCVIAIAAPDGFVYTAEGTCEGYIAEELRGEGGFGYDPLFYLPEFGKTLAELDLKTKNKVSHRGKALLGALDILAELKAMEEQE, encoded by the coding sequence GTGTTGAAGCTGGTGCTGGCAACCAGAAATAAGAATAAGATTAAGGAGATGATAGAGCTCCTGGCCCCATCCGGGATTGAGGCGTTATCCCTGGATCAGTTTCCCCGGATAGGCAGAATAGAGGAAGACGGCAGGACGTTCAGGGAAAACGCCGTCAAAAAAGCCTCGGCCGTCTGCGAGCAAACGGGAATGATGGCGCTGGCCGACGATTCCGGCCTGGAGGTCGACTGCCTGGACGGTGCTCCGGGAGTTTTTTCCTCCCGCTTTGCCGGGGAGGGCAGCGACGACCGGGCGAATAACGAAAAACTGCTGGAGTTGTTGACCGGCGTCCCTCCGGAGCAGCGCCGCGCCCGCTTCCGCTGCGTTATCGCCATAGCAGCGCCTGACGGCTTTGTCTACACCGCCGAGGGAACCTGTGAGGGGTATATTGCCGAAGAGTTGCGGGGAGAAGGGGGATTTGGCTACGACCCGCTTTTTTACCTGCCGGAGTTCGGGAAAACCCTGGCCGAGCTGGACCTGAAGACCAAAAACAAAGTCAGCCACCGCGGTAAGGCTCTTTTAGGGGCTCTGGACATCCTGGCGGAGCTGAAGGCAATGGAAGAGCAGGAGTGA
- a CDS encoding predicted phosphoesterase translates to MRVIVFSDSHGVLRFARRALEEAGRVDLLLHAGDFCRDGLRLAGEAGLPVRTVRGNCDDPGEGPLEEVVEASGCRILLAHGHMGGPERWLERLLAKAAECGAGAVVFGHTHTAEIFKEKGILFFNPGSIARPRDYDRPSYGILEIGSKGLSPFLHRI, encoded by the coding sequence TTGCGGGTTATTGTTTTCAGCGACAGCCACGGTGTTTTGAGATTTGCCCGACGTGCCCTGGAAGAAGCTGGCCGGGTGGATTTACTGCTGCACGCCGGGGATTTCTGCCGGGACGGCCTCAGGTTGGCCGGCGAGGCCGGTTTGCCGGTAAGGACCGTACGCGGCAACTGTGACGACCCCGGCGAAGGACCGCTGGAGGAAGTGGTCGAGGCATCCGGATGCCGCATCCTGCTGGCCCACGGGCACATGGGCGGGCCGGAGCGGTGGCTGGAAAGGCTCCTGGCCAAGGCCGCGGAGTGCGGCGCTGGGGCCGTAGTTTTTGGGCACACCCACACCGCGGAAATCTTTAAAGAGAAGGGAATACTGTTCTTCAACCCCGGCAGCATTGCCAGGCCGCGCGACTACGACCGGCCGAGCTACGGCATCCTGGAAATCGGTTCCAAGGGGCTGTCTCCTTTCCTGCACCGCATCTGA
- the HgdB gene encoding benzoyl-CoA reductase/2-hydroxyglutaryl-CoA dehydratase subunit (BcrC/BadD/HgdB), which produces MPKVGITTTVPVEVIYAAGWVPVDLNNLFITDENPQSLVEEAELAGYPRNLCAWIKGIYSIALKNRDIRTIIAVTQGDCSNTHALMETLQLAGVEIVPFAFPYDRDSDLLRLQMEKMMSYFGVSWKQVGEAKERLDRVRSRVWELDRLTWAENRVGGWENHLYQVCCSDFNGDPERFAAEVDEILKERRSAPARKEELRLGYIGVPPIVGELYQYLEERGARVVYNEVQRQFTMPFETPDLVEQYRLYTYPYGIFFRLEDICREAARRRLDGIIHYAQSFCFRQIEDLIIRQKLGLPVLTLEGDKPSRLDARTRMRLDVFLDMLR; this is translated from the coding sequence TTGCCGAAAGTAGGGATTACCACCACGGTGCCGGTAGAGGTAATTTACGCCGCAGGCTGGGTCCCGGTGGACTTGAACAACCTTTTCATTACGGACGAAAATCCCCAGTCCCTGGTGGAGGAGGCCGAACTGGCCGGCTACCCGCGCAACCTGTGCGCCTGGATCAAGGGGATTTACAGCATTGCCCTGAAAAACCGGGACATACGCACCATTATTGCGGTTACCCAGGGCGACTGCAGCAACACCCACGCTCTGATGGAAACGCTGCAGCTTGCCGGGGTTGAAATCGTTCCGTTTGCCTTTCCTTACGACCGCGATTCCGACTTGCTGCGCCTCCAGATGGAAAAGATGATGTCCTACTTTGGGGTTTCCTGGAAACAGGTCGGTGAGGCAAAGGAAAGGCTGGATCGGGTCAGGAGCAGGGTTTGGGAACTGGACCGGCTGACCTGGGCGGAAAATCGCGTAGGCGGCTGGGAGAATCACCTTTACCAGGTCTGCTGCAGCGATTTTAACGGCGATCCGGAAAGGTTTGCGGCGGAAGTTGACGAAATTCTGAAGGAGAGGCGCTCCGCCCCGGCCAGGAAGGAAGAGCTGAGGCTGGGCTACATCGGCGTGCCGCCGATTGTAGGGGAGCTGTACCAGTACCTTGAGGAACGCGGGGCGCGGGTGGTGTATAACGAGGTTCAGCGGCAGTTTACCATGCCCTTTGAGACGCCGGACCTGGTCGAGCAGTACCGGCTTTACACCTACCCCTACGGAATTTTTTTTCGCCTGGAGGATATCTGCCGGGAGGCAGCCCGCAGGAGGCTGGACGGAATTATCCACTACGCCCAGAGCTTTTGCTTCCGCCAGATAGAGGACCTGATCATCAGGCAGAAGCTCGGCCTGCCCGTGCTGACCCTGGAGGGAGACAAGCCCAGCCGCCTGGATGCCCGCACCAGGATGCGCCTGGACGTTTTTCTGGATATGTTGAGGTGA
- a CDS encoding activator of 2-hydroxyglutaryl-CoA dehydratase (HSP70-class ATPase domain) translates to MFLGIDLGSRSVKVVLMDGEGNLQRQKFDTMEFYRKYGEKEEDRLVIDVSVLAVPPAGAVTATGYGRQAVGVKGARAIPEVMAHVKGAVYLTGLKDFTLLDLGGQDSKVALVRGGRVVDFTANDKCAASTGRYLENMAAALNISLEELGSHRRDPAELTSTCAVFGESELIGKIVEGCSIPSLAAGVNYSIFKRILPMLNRLPSAVIVFTGGVAYNRSLREIIGEETGARLVVPEGPEYAGAVGCCVDAAGIL, encoded by the coding sequence ATGTTTTTAGGTATAGACCTGGGCAGCCGCAGCGTGAAGGTTGTTTTGATGGACGGAGAAGGCAACCTGCAGCGGCAAAAGTTCGATACGATGGAATTTTATCGTAAATATGGAGAAAAAGAAGAGGACAGGCTGGTGATTGACGTATCCGTCCTGGCCGTCCCGCCCGCAGGCGCCGTTACGGCCACCGGCTACGGGCGGCAGGCCGTCGGGGTGAAAGGCGCCAGGGCTATTCCGGAAGTAATGGCCCACGTTAAAGGTGCTGTGTACCTTACCGGGCTAAAGGATTTCACCCTGCTGGACCTGGGAGGGCAGGACAGCAAGGTGGCCCTGGTGCGCGGCGGGCGCGTGGTTGACTTTACCGCTAACGACAAATGCGCCGCCAGCACCGGCCGCTACCTGGAGAACATGGCGGCGGCCCTGAACATAAGCCTTGAAGAACTGGGCAGCCATCGCCGGGATCCGGCCGAACTGACCTCCACCTGCGCTGTTTTCGGGGAAAGTGAGCTGATCGGCAAAATTGTGGAGGGCTGTTCCATTCCCTCCCTGGCAGCAGGGGTCAACTACAGCATTTTTAAAAGGATTTTGCCCATGCTGAACAGGCTGCCCAGCGCGGTGATCGTTTTTACCGGCGGGGTGGCCTATAACCGGTCGCTCAGGGAGATTATCGGCGAAGAAACGGGTGCCCGGCTAGTAGTCCCGGAAGGCCCAGAATATGCCGGGGCGGTGGGCTGCTGCGTCGATGCGGCCGGAATTTTATAG
- the Rph gene encoding RNase PH, translating to MERIDGRKPDQLRPVRITRNYIKHAEGSVLIEIGDTRVICTATVEDKVPLFLKGEGKGWITAEYGMLPRSTGVRTPREAARGKIGGRTCEIQRLIGRSLRSVVDLAALGERTVWLDCDVIQADGGTRTASITGAFVALVDALNRLKEQGQIDRIPVSDFVAATSVGRLNGRIYLDLCYEEDSAAEVDMNIVMTGSGRFVEVQGTGEEASFTRQEMDSMIELAAQGISRLILHQKEALGAAAAGIGGDSVEAGAGNQK from the coding sequence ATGGAAAGAATCGATGGAAGAAAACCGGACCAGTTGCGGCCGGTGCGCATAACCAGGAACTATATCAAGCACGCCGAAGGTTCGGTGCTGATTGAAATTGGCGACACCAGGGTGATCTGCACTGCCACGGTGGAGGATAAGGTCCCCCTGTTTTTAAAAGGTGAGGGGAAGGGATGGATTACCGCCGAATACGGTATGCTGCCGCGCTCTACCGGGGTAAGGACGCCGAGGGAGGCCGCCAGGGGCAAGATAGGGGGGCGCACCTGCGAAATCCAGCGCCTGATCGGCCGGTCCCTGCGGTCGGTGGTGGATCTGGCGGCGCTCGGGGAGCGGACCGTATGGCTGGATTGCGACGTTATCCAGGCCGACGGCGGCACCCGGACGGCCTCCATAACAGGTGCTTTCGTGGCCCTCGTCGATGCCCTGAACAGGTTAAAGGAGCAGGGCCAGATCGACCGGATTCCCGTTTCGGATTTTGTTGCGGCCACCAGCGTGGGGAGGCTGAACGGCAGGATTTATCTGGATTTGTGCTATGAGGAGGACTCGGCGGCGGAGGTGGACATGAACATTGTGATGACCGGTTCGGGCCGTTTTGTGGAAGTGCAGGGCACCGGGGAGGAAGCCTCTTTTACCCGCCAGGAAATGGACAGCATGATCGAGCTGGCCGCGCAGGGAATCAGCCGGTTGATTTTGCACCAGAAAGAAGCGCTGGGGGCCGCAGCGGCAGGCATAGGAGGGGATAGTGTTGAAGCTGGTGCTGGCAACCAGAAATAA